ATGGCTTGTGCGGTCGTCACAGTTGAAGAAGACATCGCGGACGAGTTTCTAGAGGCACTTCGGACAGCGGCGAAGAATGTGAAAATCGGAAACGGGTTAGACGATGGCGTTTTCCTCGGTCCAGTAATTCGCGAAGAAAACCAAAAACGCACGATTGCTTATATTGAAAAAGGCGTGGAAGAAGGCGCGAAATTAACAGTAGATGGTCGGGAAACTGGACTTTCAGAAGGGCACTTTGTTGGACCAACAATTTTGGAAGATGTTACGACGGATATGACGATTTGGAAAGACGAGATTTTCGCACCAGTTTTATCCGTGATTCGTGTGAAAAATCTCCAAGAAGCAGTACGGGTTGCGAATCTATCTGAATTTGCGAATGGCGCTTGTATTTTCACAAATAATGCCAAAGCAATTCGATACTTTAGAGAAAAAATTGATGCTGGAATGCTTGGTGTGAATTTGGGCGTACCTGCTCCGATGGCGTTTTTCCCGTTTTCTGGTTGGAAATCGTCCTTTTATGGAACGCTTCATGCTAACGGCAAAGACAGCGTGGATTTTTACACGCATAAGAAAGTTGTCACTGCGAGATATTCATTAAAAGGTTACGAAGAATAGGAGGGCGCAAAAATGGGCAAACTGTTACGAAAACCGTTAAATGAAAGAATAGCGCCTGGCGTTACACTTGTGCAGGATATTAACCAAGCTAATTCTCCGCTAAGTTATGTTGGTTTTCGCTTAATTGAAATGGAAAAAGGTGCTATTTATCAGGAGGAGCTTACTGAGTTAGAGTGTTGTATTGTTGCGCTTACTGGGAAAATTACAGTGAGTGAGGGTAACGATATTTTTCCAGAAATTGGGACAAGAGCGAATGTCTTTGAAAAAATTCCGACAGATAGCGTGTTTATTTCTGGCGGACGGGCGTTTCAAGTGAAGGCGGACACAGAAAAAGCTCGTGTAGCGCTTTGCTACTCTCCGGCGAATCAGGATTTACCAACGACACTTATTAAAGCTAGTGATAATTCGATTGAGCAGCGCGGAAAATATCAAAATAAACGACTGGTACATAACATTTTGCCAGATGTAAGTGAGGTTGCGAGCAGTTTGTTGGTTGTGGAAGTGTATACGAATGGCGGAAATTTTTCGAGTTATCCGCCGCATAAACATGACCGCGATAATCTGCCAGCAGAGTCGCTTTTGGAAGAAAGTTATTATCATGAAATCAATCCGGAGCAAGGTTTTATTTTTCAACGTGTCTATACGGATGAACGGACGCTTGATGAAACGATGGCTGTGGAGCACCAAAATGCGGTTATTGTTCCAGAAGGCTATCACCCAGTTGGCGTGCCAGATGGATATGATTCTTACTATTTAAACGTAATGGCTGGGCCGAATCGGGTTTGGAAATTTCACAACGATCCGGACCATGAATGGATTTTAGAGCGAGACTAAGAGGAGGATTTGGAGCATGAATCTAAACAAACATAGCGAACGAAAATTTGATTTAATCACAGTAGGACGCGCGTGCATTGATTTGAACGCAGTCGAATACAATCGTCCAATGGAAGAAACGATGACTTTTTCTAAATATGTGGGTGGTTCCCCGGCGAATATTGCGATAGGAACCGCAAAACTAGGCTTAAAAGTCGGCTTTATCGGCAAAATTTCTGCTGATCAACATGGTCGTTTTATTGAGAAATATATGCGTGATTTGAGTATTAATACAGACGGAATGGTGAAAGATACGGAAGGCCGCAAAGTTGGCTTGGCGTTTACGGAAATTAAAAGCCCAGATGAATGCAGTATTTTGATGTATCGCGAAAATGTAGCGGATTTGTATTTAACGCCAGAAGAAATTTCGGAAGATTATATAAAAGAGGCTCGCGTGCTGCTCATTTCTGGAACAGCTTTAGCGCAAAGTCCATCGCGGGAAGCTGTTTTAAAAGCAGTTAGTTTAGCTCGAAAAAATGATGTAGCCATTGCTTTTGAATTAGATTATCGCCCTTATACATGGACAAACACTGAAGAAACAGCGGTTTATTATTCACTTGTCGCGGAACAGGCGGATGTGATTATTGGTACGCGCGACGAATTTGATATGATGGAAAATCAAGTCGGTGGCAAAAATGAAGCAACAAAAGCGCATCTTTTCCAACATCAAGCAGAAATTGTTGTCATTAAGCATGGGGTGGAAGGCTCATTCGCATATACAAAAGCGGGAGAAACATTCCAAGCAAAAGCATATAAAACAAAAGTGCTCAAAACTTTCGGCGCGGGAGATTCCTACGCATCGGCCTTCTTATACGGTTTATTTAGCGGTGAAAGTATCGAAACAGCGCTTAAATACGGAAGTGCCGCGGCTTCGATTGTTGTTAGTAAGCATAGTTCCTCAGACGCGATGCCAACAGCTGATGAAATCAAAGCGCTCATTGCGCAAGCGGAATAGGAGGAGATTATGGTGACTGAAAAAACGATTCGACTAACAACCGCACAAGCTTTGGTAAAATTTTTAAATCAGCAATATATCGAAGTGGACGGCGAAATGGCACCGTTTGTGGATGGTATTTTCACGCTGTTTGGACATGGAAATGTGGTTGGTATCGGGCAAGCCTTGGAAGAAACTCCAGGTCATTTAAAAGTGTATCAAGGGAAAAATGAGCAGGGCATGGCGCACGCGGCAATCGCTTATGCAAAACAAAAAAATCGCCAGCGCATCTACGCGTGTTCCGCATCAGCAGGACCAGGTTCCGCGAACTTAATAACAGCAGCCGGCACTGCACTTGCGAATAATTTACCCGTGTTATTCTTGCCAGCCGATACATTCGCAACCAGACAGCCCGACCCAGTCTTACAACAATTAGAGCATGAGTCGAGCACGGCAATTACAACAAATGATGGCTTCCAAGCAGTCTCCAGATATTTTGACCGTGTGCAGCGACCAGAACAGCTCATGAGCGCCCTCATTCGAGCTTTCGAAGTAATGACCAACCCAGCGAGCGCCGGCCCAGCAACAATATGCATTGCGCAAGACACAGAAGGAGAGGCGTTCGATTATCCAGTCGAATTTTTCCAAAAACGAATTCACTATCTTAATCGGCAAATCCCGACAAAGCGTGAACTAACCGAAGCAGCGCGACTCATCCAAGCGAGTAAAACCCCAGTTATCATCGTCGGAGGTGGCGCCCGATATTCAAGAGCACGCGAAGAATTAATCGCCCTTTCCGAGCAAACCAACATTCCGCTCGTCGAAACACATGCCGGAAAATCAACTGTTGAGTCCGACTTCAAAAACAACCTAGGTGGCACGGGAATCCTCGGGACGCTTGCTGCCAATAAAGCTATCCGTGACGCCGATTTAGTCATCGGAATTGGCACGCGCTACACCGATTTTACAACCAGTTCCAAAACTGCATTCGATCCAACAACCAAATTTATCAATATCAATGTCAGCCGTATGCAAACATACAAATTAGATGCCTTCCAAGTTGTCGGTGACGCCAAAGCAACCCTAGCCGAACTCGCGCCACTTTTAAAAGGTTATCAGACTCAATTTGGAAACAAGATAGCCGCATACAAAACCGAGTGGCTAGAAGAAAGAGCACGGCTACAAAACACCAAATTCAGCCGAGAAGCATTTACGCCAGAAATCAAAGATCAATTCGACCAAGCGACCTTAAACGAATATGCAGACCGCTTGCAGACCGAATTCACGCAAACGGAAGCACTTATCACAATTAATGACAACGTGTCACCGGATAGCATCGTCGTTTGTTCGGCCGGTTCACTTCCCGGAGATTTGCAACGACTCTGGAACCCAGCCGTACCAGACACCTATCACTTAGAATATGGCTATTCCTGCATGGGCTACGAAATAAACGGTGCTCTCGGCGCGAAAATGGCAGCAGCAAAAAACCAAGAAGTATACGCCATCGTTGGCGACGGCAGCTTCTGCATGTCACACTCAGAACTACTAACATCCTTACAATATGGCAAAAAAATTAACATTATGCTCTTCGATAATTCCGGTTTTGGCTGCATTAATAACCTCCAAATGGCAAACGGCAGCGACAGTTTTTTCTGCGAATTCCGCGATAGCGATAACCAAATCATGCAAGTCGATTACGCCAAAATTGCAGAAGGATACGGAGCAAAAGTCTATAGAGCCAACACGAAAGAAGATTTAATCAGCGCACTGGAAGACGCAAAAACACAAACCAAAACTACTTTGATCGAAATGAAAGTACTACCAAAAACAATGTCAGAAGGCTATCTTAACTGGTGGAATGTGGGAGTTTCCGAAGTTTCAAACAAAGAAAGTATCAAGCAAGCATACGAAGAAAAACAAGCAAACCTGAAAAATGCCCGACTATATTAAGTAAAACAAAAACAAGTCCATCACAGGACTTGTTTTTGTTTTGCCACTTCAATAGCCACGCCTTGCATCGCACCAGTTTTTCTTTATAATAAAAAGTAACTGTAAGATTACTTTTTTTAGGAGGAAATAATATGGAAGTTTTTGCAGAATATTTAGCTGAAATTGAAAATCCGGATCACCGCGCGAGAACACAAGAAGTTTTAACGTGGGTGGCGGAAACTTTTCCAGACTTAAAGCCAGAAATTAAATGGAATACACCAATGTTTACAAATAATGGCACATTCATAATCGGCTTCTCTATTGCAAAACAGCATATGAGCGTTTCCCCAGAAGTGGCTGGAATTGAACGTTTCGAAGCAGACATTCAAGAAGCGGGCTATAGTCATACGAAAGGAATTTTCCGAATTACGTGGGCTAAACCAGTTGACTATGACCTATTAGCAAAAATTATCAAGTTTAATATTCAAGATAAAGCAAATTATACTAGTTTTTGGCGCGTTTAAGTGATTTTTAGTTACTTTGTCGCGTAGTAAATCCAGATTTTTTATGCCATAATTAATAAGCTAAAATGTATTTTTATAAAAGAGTGGTGTGAAATGCGTATTTTTTGTGGGATTATGTCAATCCAAGCAGGCTTTATTGGTGCTCTTGCTGAAATACTAAGCCCAGACAGTAAAAAAAATAACTTGTTCATGATACCGGAAGATCTTGCGGCATCATCAGGCTATTTAATGTCGCTTGCGATGATTTTAGCAGGAATTCTAATAATTTGTGCTTATCGAAATGATTTTCTAATATTCATGGCACTAATTTTATGGCTCTTTGGACTTATTTTTGGGCTTATTTTCACCCCGAGTTATTCGGGTTTTTATTTCCGCCCAGTTGTATGTTTAATAAGCTTTTTAATGGGCCTATTTATATTTACAGATTATACAAGGCACCAAGACACAGGCGAGGAAAGGTGAGCGAATTGCTCATCTTTTTTTATTTAAACTCGGGCTGGTCGAGACACTCTAAACTGCAAACTAAGATCCACCAGCGCACAAACCCAAATACTCACAAAACTAACAAATAGCGGCAAATCACTATACAAATTAACAAAAAACAGCCCTACCAAGAGCAACAATAACAACGCATCTTTCCAAAACGAAAATGTTACTTCGGCCTTTTTATGAGCAGCAAAAACAAATTGCTTCGAAACGAAAAACACGGCTACAGAACCAAACAACATCAATAACAAAACATTGCGTTCCAAATGCCCCTCGAACAACAAATGCACATTCGCCGCAAGTAACATCACTGAAATAATAATAAAGAAATGTCCATAAATTAAGTACTGGCCATGTGTTTCTTTATGGTGGTCGACAATTTTCTCAAAGCTATGGAAATACGATGCCCAAAGCGTACAAATAATTAAAAAGCCAAGCAACGTGTACCCAATCGTATAGGGATCAAGCGTGTGCCCAACTAAAATAGTTGTAATCGCAACAATACTTTCACCAAATGTGATGATAACAAATAAGCCAAAACGCTCTGCCAAATGCGGAAAATCAACCGGAACTTTCCTTAATGTTTTAGCTAAAAATAGCGGCAAAATGATATCCACAGCAATTCCAAGATACATCACTAAATAACGAGCAAATCCCTCAAAAAACACCGAAGTCGCAGTTGTCAAAACACCTAGCAGAAAAACACTGCCGAGAAGTAGCGCCACTTTCCGCGCATTTCCCGTTAATTGCCTACTGATAACAAAATACTGGATGACCGTAATGAACCGAATTCCCAAATACCCAATCAAAAAAGTATAATACGTATTCGAAAATGTTAAATCAAAACTCGCCGTCATTAAAATTAAGAAAAACATTTGCGGCAACATATAAAGTTCAGGTGATTTTATTTTTTCGCCAAAGCGATTGAAAAACATTGTTTGACCAACCCACGACCAAAACATCGGCGTGACCATCAATAAATACTCGCCAAAATAAACCGCTGTTTTATCCGGATGGTTATCGACGCTAAGTAATAGATGGGTCGTTGAAGCAACAGCAGTTACGAATATTAAATCAAAAAATAGTTCTAGCCAAGAAACTTTTCTTTCCGCCACAATCTCACCCCATTATTATTTCTTTTTTCAAGTATACCACGTGAATCCGCCTGCCTTTTGACAGTTGCTCGCCGTGAAAAGTATAATGGAAGGACAAAATCATGGAACTACTGAGATGGGAGAATTAAAAATGGTAAAAACATGGGAAGAATTTTTAAAACAAGAAGCGAAACAGCCTTATTTTATAGAATTAATGGAAGCAGTTAAGGACGCGAGAGCAAAGGGGAATGTCTACCCGACGGAAGAAGATATGTTTTCGTGCTTCCGCTTATGTCCGTATGATCAAGTGAAAGTCGTTATTTTAGGACAAGACCCGTATCATGGTCCTGGACAAGCGCATGGCCTAAGCTTCTCCGTGCAAAAAGGGGTGCGAATTCCGCCAAGTCTTCGTAATATTTATAAAGAATTAAAAACAGACTTAGATATTGAGCCGGCTGACCACGGCTATCTTGCAAAATGGGCAGAGCAAGGTGTGCTTTTGATGAACACAAGTTGGAGTGTGGAAGAAGGCAAAGCTGGCAGTCATAAAAAGCTAGGTTGGGCAACATTCACAGACCATGTGTTAGAAGAATTGAATAATTACGACAAACCACTCGTATTTATTTTGTGGGGAAATCACGCTATAAAAGCCGCAAGTGGCATCACAAACCCACAACATTTACTCATCAAAGGAGTGCATCCATCACCACTTGCCGCGAGTCGAGGATTTTTTGGCAGCGAGCCATTTTCAAAAACGAATGCCTTTCTCGAGAAAAATGGAAGAACACCGATTAATTGGGACTTGAACAAGTAATAAAAAGTACGAGATTGCAGAATTATATTTCTTCTATTATATAGTTTTTTACAAAAGTGAAAAAATTTACATAATTCGCCTAAAAGCTTTTTACATAAGGTTTCTTTCATGTTATGGTTATTATAGGAGAAAGTAAAATTTAAAAAAGTTCCTAAAGAAGGTGACTAGTTTGAAGCATAATTTTACAGAAGATGACTTTGTTTATGGAGAATCATGGGGACTCGTGCATCGGGGGGTTTTAGAGGACAAAGAAATAGAACGAATGAAAGCGCTACGAGACAAAGTAGTGGGCAAAAAAGGTGTAGCACAAACGACACTTAAGCCGATTGGTAGTGTCAGAATAGACGGAGAAGTCTATGAAGCTCGCTTGAAAACAGGTTATTTGGAAGTTGGAAAACCAATAATTGCAGTAGGTATCGATTTCGGATACGTACTAGTCAATGAAGATATACAGGAGGGAGAAAAATGACAATGATTGGACCAATTATTATCGCAGTATTGATTATCATCTTTTTAATCGTATTTTTCACTTTAGTACCAGTGGGGTTATGGATTAGCGCATTATCCGCACGTGTACCAGTAGGACTAGGAACTTTAATCGGAATGAGATTACGCCGAGTTGTACCTTCTCGCGTTGTAAAGCCGTTAATTAAAGCAGTAAAAGCTGGACTTGACTTAGAAGTAAACCAACTTGAAAGTCACTATTTAGCAGGTGGGGATGTAGATAACACAGTAGATGCGTTAATCGCCGCACACCGCGCAAATATTGAATTAGATTTCAGCCGTGCAGCAGCAATTGACCTTGCTGGACGTGACGTACTGGAAGCAGTACAAACTTCCGTAACACCAAAAGTTATCCGTACACCTGAATTTACTGGTGTGGCACAAAACGGGGTAGAAGTAAAAGTTATTACGCAAATTACCGTACAGTCCAATATTGAACGTATTGTCGGTGGTGCTGGTGAAGATACAGTTATCGCTCGTGTCGGTGAAGCCGTAGTTTCTACAGTCGGTGAAACGAGAGAACATACAGATGTACTCGAAAATCCAAACAGCATTTCGAAAAAAGTCCAAGAACAAGGACTTGGAGACGGAACTGCTTACACTATTTTATCCATTGATATCGCTGAAATGCGTATCGGTGACAACATTAAAGCAAAACTAGACATCGAAAAAGCCAACGCGGACATGGAAGTTGCTCAAGCAGCTGCATCGAAACGTAAAGCAGAAGCGATTGCCCTAGAACAAGAAAATAGAGCAGCGGTTGTAGCCGCAGAAGCAGAAGTACCACGTGCGCTATCTCGTGCTTTAGAAGAAGGTAACCTAGGCGTAATGGATTACTACAAAATGGAAAATGTTCAATCGGATACAGCTATGCGTGAATCGATTGCACACGAAGACGAAAAATAAACCTTGATCTTTTGCAAGAAAGAAGGTGTTTTCAATGGATTTAAGTGATTTTCTAAATAGCGGTTGGGAAGGTGTCTTAGTCGTTCTTGGTATCGTTGGTGTCCTTATAAATTTCCTTAGTAAGGCTGGTAAAACAGACGAAGCGGAAGCGCAAAAAGCGCAAAAACAAAGACCAAAAATACGCACGACACACCAAGTGAGCCGTACTCAAACCACTAAAAAGCCAGCAAAACGAAAAGTATCACAAGGAACTTTTGCACAGAGTAAAACGCAAGATAAAGTTATTGCTGAACAAAAGGCAACACAAGAAAAAATGTTACGTGAAATCCGCCGAGAATCCGATGTGGCCAAAGGGAAAAAAATAATTAAAAGCACAAGTAACCACTCTAAAAAAGCCCGTAAATTACGCGGTAGGTTACAAGAAGCGATAATTACGAAGGAAATCCTTGATAAACCAGTTTCTTTACGGAAAAATCATTTATAAAAGTCGACCCAAGAACTAGTTTCTTGGGTT
The sequence above is drawn from the Listeria monocytogenes genome and encodes:
- the iolC gene encoding 5-dehydro-2-deoxygluconokinase yields the protein MNLNKHSERKFDLITVGRACIDLNAVEYNRPMEETMTFSKYVGGSPANIAIGTAKLGLKVGFIGKISADQHGRFIEKYMRDLSINTDGMVKDTEGRKVGLAFTEIKSPDECSILMYRENVADLYLTPEEISEDYIKEARVLLISGTALAQSPSREAVLKAVSLARKNDVAIAFELDYRPYTWTNTEETAVYYSLVAEQADVIIGTRDEFDMMENQVGGKNEATKAHLFQHQAEIVVIKHGVEGSFAYTKAGETFQAKAYKTKVLKTFGAGDSYASAFLYGLFSGESIETALKYGSAAASIVVSKHSSSDAMPTADEIKALIAQAE
- a CDS encoding NfeD family protein, coding for MKHNFTEDDFVYGESWGLVHRGVLEDKEIERMKALRDKVVGKKGVAQTTLKPIGSVRIDGEVYEARLKTGYLEVGKPIIAVGIDFGYVLVNEDIQEGEK
- a CDS encoding iron chaperone; translated protein: MEVFAEYLAEIENPDHRARTQEVLTWVAETFPDLKPEIKWNTPMFTNNGTFIIGFSIAKQHMSVSPEVAGIERFEADIQEAGYSHTKGIFRITWAKPVDYDLLAKIIKFNIQDKANYTSFWRV
- the iolD gene encoding 3D-(3,5/4)-trihydroxycyclohexane-1,2-dione acylhydrolase (decyclizing), which gives rise to MTEKTIRLTTAQALVKFLNQQYIEVDGEMAPFVDGIFTLFGHGNVVGIGQALEETPGHLKVYQGKNEQGMAHAAIAYAKQKNRQRIYACSASAGPGSANLITAAGTALANNLPVLFLPADTFATRQPDPVLQQLEHESSTAITTNDGFQAVSRYFDRVQRPEQLMSALIRAFEVMTNPASAGPATICIAQDTEGEAFDYPVEFFQKRIHYLNRQIPTKRELTEAARLIQASKTPVIIVGGGARYSRAREELIALSEQTNIPLVETHAGKSTVESDFKNNLGGTGILGTLAANKAIRDADLVIGIGTRYTDFTTSSKTAFDPTTKFININVSRMQTYKLDAFQVVGDAKATLAELAPLLKGYQTQFGNKIAAYKTEWLEERARLQNTKFSREAFTPEIKDQFDQATLNEYADRLQTEFTQTEALITINDNVSPDSIVVCSAGSLPGDLQRLWNPAVPDTYHLEYGYSCMGYEINGALGAKMAAAKNQEVYAIVGDGSFCMSHSELLTSLQYGKKINIMLFDNSGFGCINNLQMANGSDSFFCEFRDSDNQIMQVDYAKIAEGYGAKVYRANTKEDLISALEDAKTQTKTTLIEMKVLPKTMSEGYLNWWNVGVSEVSNKESIKQAYEEKQANLKNARLY
- a CDS encoding uracil-DNA glycosylase, with the protein product MVKTWEEFLKQEAKQPYFIELMEAVKDARAKGNVYPTEEDMFSCFRLCPYDQVKVVILGQDPYHGPGQAHGLSFSVQKGVRIPPSLRNIYKELKTDLDIEPADHGYLAKWAEQGVLLMNTSWSVEEGKAGSHKKLGWATFTDHVLEELNNYDKPLVFILWGNHAIKAASGITNPQHLLIKGVHPSPLAASRGFFGSEPFSKTNAFLEKNGRTPINWDLNK
- a CDS encoding low temperature requirement protein A → MAERKVSWLELFFDLIFVTAVASTTHLLLSVDNHPDKTAVYFGEYLLMVTPMFWSWVGQTMFFNRFGEKIKSPELYMLPQMFFLILMTASFDLTFSNTYYTFLIGYLGIRFITVIQYFVISRQLTGNARKVALLLGSVFLLGVLTTATSVFFEGFARYLVMYLGIAVDIILPLFLAKTLRKVPVDFPHLAERFGLFVIITFGESIVAITTILVGHTLDPYTIGYTLLGFLIICTLWASYFHSFEKIVDHHKETHGQYLIYGHFFIIISVMLLAANVHLLFEGHLERNVLLLMLFGSVAVFFVSKQFVFAAHKKAEVTFSFWKDALLLLLLVGLFFVNLYSDLPLFVSFVSIWVCALVDLSLQFRVSRPARV
- the iolB gene encoding 5-deoxy-glucuronate isomerase, which gives rise to MGKLLRKPLNERIAPGVTLVQDINQANSPLSYVGFRLIEMEKGAIYQEELTELECCIVALTGKITVSEGNDIFPEIGTRANVFEKIPTDSVFISGGRAFQVKADTEKARVALCYSPANQDLPTTLIKASDNSIEQRGKYQNKRLVHNILPDVSEVASSLLVVEVYTNGGNFSSYPPHKHDRDNLPAESLLEESYYHEINPEQGFIFQRVYTDERTLDETMAVEHQNAVIVPEGYHPVGVPDGYDSYYLNVMAGPNRVWKFHNDPDHEWILERD
- the floA gene encoding flotillin-like protein FloA (flotillin-like protein involved in membrane lipid rafts), translated to MTMIGPIIIAVLIIIFLIVFFTLVPVGLWISALSARVPVGLGTLIGMRLRRVVPSRVVKPLIKAVKAGLDLEVNQLESHYLAGGDVDNTVDALIAAHRANIELDFSRAAAIDLAGRDVLEAVQTSVTPKVIRTPEFTGVAQNGVEVKVITQITVQSNIERIVGGAGEDTVIARVGEAVVSTVGETREHTDVLENPNSISKKVQEQGLGDGTAYTILSIDIAEMRIGDNIKAKLDIEKANADMEVAQAAASKRKAEAIALEQENRAAVVAAEAEVPRALSRALEEGNLGVMDYYKMENVQSDTAMRESIAHEDEK